The segment ATGGTCGGTGTGTTTCAAGATGATCAGAAGACTCGCGAGGAGTATCTGAACTTGATTCGTCACCAGCCTTCATTCTGGTAACTCTTCAAGCAAGTGAATAGTTGATGGACACGCTCTAGGTTTTTATCACCTGGGGCGTTTTCTAATCCGCTGGAAAGATCAATGCCATGCGGGGTAACTAAGGCAAGGGCTTCTAAAATATTTTCCGGGTTCAATCCGCCTGCTAACCACCATTCACAGGTGGGATTGAATTCTTTGAGCATTGTCCAGTCGATCGTTAATCCAGTGCCGCCTGCTTGCTGTGGATGGTAAGCATCAAGGAGTAGCACATCCACATGAGCGTGATAGTTCTGAGCTTGTGCGAGATCTTCTTGCGATCGTATCCGCAATGCCTTGATTAATTTGACGTTGAGCGATCGCAGGGCTTGACAAAACTCTGGGGATTCTTTGCCATGCAGTTGAACGACGTTGAGATTTGAAATCTCAACGGTTTCGCGAATAGTATCGATATCCGCATTGAGAAACACACCCACTCGTTCGACATTTAACTGCTGAGTAATCAATCGAATTTGTTCCGGAGCGATGTAGCGAGGTGTGCCCGGAACACAGATAAACCCGATCGCAGTTGCACCTGCGTTTTCAATAGCGATCGCTTGATCGGTTTGGGTAATTCCACAAATTTTGACTTGTAATTTCATGGTTGGACAGGTTGCTCTTTCTTGAATTCATAGCTTATCAAGAAGTCGCAGTTGTTAAAGCAGAAACATCTGAGCTAGGCAGAAAAAGTGTTCTCCTTGAAGCATCGACATCTTCCATCAAAACTCAATGAATGTTAGATGAAAACACGCTTAGGCACGCAAGCGATAGCCCACACCTCGAACGGTTTCAAACAACTCGCCCCCAAGCTTTTTTCGCAAATAACCCACATACACATCTAAGATATTGGAACCAGGATCGTAGTCATAGCCCCAAACACGATCGAGTAATTGCTGGCGGCTTAACACCTGACCGGGATGCCGAAAGAACATCTCAGCTAACGTGAACTCACGCGCGGGTAATTCAATCATTTTGCTACCCACCTGCACTTTGCGCGTTCGCAAATTTAGAACAGCATTTCCGGCACTCAGAATGGTCTCCTCTGGCGCTGCGGTGTTCGTGTGTCCCCGCAGTCTCAGCTTTACCCGGACTAGCAGTTCTTCAAACCGGAAGGGCTTCGTCATATAGTCATCTGCCCCACCTTCTAAGCCTGCAATTTTGTCCTGAATATCGTCTCGTGCCGTGAGGATCACAATCGGGATCTGACAGCCTTGTCCGCGCAGTTCTTCTAACACTTCTAGCCCGTCTTTTTCGGGCAATCCTAAATCCAGAATCAACAGATCAAAGTCGCTCTTGACTGCCAAGTTCAGCACATCGCTTGCTGTGGATGCGATCGTCGTGGTAAATCCATTCGCACGTAAGCCTTTTTCAATGAATGCTGCAATTCTCGGTTCATCTTCTGCAATTAAAATCTGCATGAGCATTACTTCTCCTCGATTTGAAGGGGAATGACGATCGCAAAGGTTGCCCCTTGCCCCGGTTGGCTCCGAACCGTGACTTCGCCACCGTGCGCTTCGGCGATCGATTTGACAATAGATAATCCTAGTCCAGATCCTTCCGAGCGCCGCCGACTGTTCGCAGCACGGGCGAAACGATTGAAAATCCGGGTTTGATCGCTCAAAGCAATGCCTTCGCCAGTATCGCGTACCCAGAAGTGCACATCCCCTTGCGCGATCGCTAAACCGAGAGTAATCGTGTCACGCGCTTGTGTAAACTGCGTTGCGTTTTGTGCCAGATTCATGATTGCCTGCGTCATGCGCTGGCGATCGAACATCGCTATCCCTGTCGCATTGCCTTCTAGCGCCCAGTTGCGTTCCGCCAATGCCTGTGCTTTTGAGAAGAGTTCTTCAGTAAACCCATCTAGATCAACTGGCTCAACCTGCAAGAAATCCGGACGCTCTGATTTGGCTAACAGAATTAAATCATTCACCAGTCGCGTCATTCGATCCAATTCGTCTCTCACCACTGCCAGCGTTTCCTGCTGTTCGATTGGATCGTCGCTGATGAGTTCCAAATGCCCTTGGATGATCGTGATCGGAGTACGGAGTTCGTGCCCCGCATCATTAATCAGGTTGCGCTGACTGATAAAGGATGCCTCTAGCCGATCCATCATGGCATTAAACGAATGTGCTAAGTCTGCAATTTGTCCTGTACCTTGCACTTCTAAGCGCTGATTTAGATCGGATTCGCTAATTCTGCGAGTGGCATAACTCAACGACTGTAGGGGCGATAAGACTTGCTCTGATGCTAACCACGCGAGCAGCAATGCTAGTAGAAGCAATGCCGCAACGACCCTAACCACGACACCCACCGCCTCAATGGTCTCTGCCTCCTCTCCACGAGTTGTATGAGCAATAACCAGTACTCCCAGAGTTTGACCTCGCACCTTTACAGGTTCAAGCATATAAACAACGTCTCCGCTCTTGGGATCATTGATCGAGAATCTTCCTTGCGTCGCTGTCGTCTGTTGTTTCCACTGTTTCATGAGCGCGGAATCACTTTTGAAAATAGTGGGTCTAGCCCTAGGGCTTGATTGGTAAAATCTCCCCTCCACAAACGTGAGCAGGAAGATATCATCTTCTACAATTTGCCGTGCTAAGTACGCATCAAAAAAATCAATTAACTCTTCTTTGGAATAAGGAGTTTGAAACCGCTTGTCGTTCTTAATTAGCTCTGGGTCGTCTACTTCGACGTTATGCTCATCCAACAGTTCCCCCTCTAGCAAATTTTTGAAGACCTCAATTTTTTCACTCACGTCCTGGCTGACCCGTTGATCAATTGCGATCGCCAGAAGATAGCGAAAGGCGGGAATCGAAACTAAAAAAATAAATAGCAGGATCGCGGTGTACCAAAACAAGATGCGAGTCCGGGCAGCCCAAAACAGTTTTTGCCCCAAAAATTGCCTGATGGTCGAGTGAGGATTCTTCGATATCACTGTCGGGACTCGTCGCTTCGTTGAGTCAGACGTAGAGGAGCCTTTAAATTCCATAGCTTTATCGATTTTGAGGAGCTTGGCAGCTTGGTTCTCAAGATTCAATCGTTTCACGAAAACAGCTTCATGAGAATCTTCTCATCCATTTCTCACAGAAGGCTCATGACACAAGGGTGAACGCCACGTTAATTTACGGTTAATGAAGGTTTTACCTTTGGTTATTTTTTGTCATCTCTGCTCGATTCATGCTGAGAGAGTATCCCCCTTACCCATCGATAAAACGAATCTTACAAGCATCAGTGCAACCCATCGTTATTCAATTTTATGACATCACATGCTTGGTCACAGTTTTCTCAGCGATCCGTTCCACTCCGCATTGCGCTTTACTCCCATGACACGATGGGACTCGGGCACAAGCGCCGCAATTTGCTGATTGCTCAGACACTGGCTCAATCACTCCCGCAAGCCTCGATTCTCCTGATCAGTGGAATGGAAGAAGGGCACAGTACCAGTCTCCCACCGAATATCGATTATTTGTCATTGCCTGCTTTGCACAAGGATGGCGAAGGACAGTACCAACCCCGCCGTTTAGAGATGCCGCTGCAAGCCTTAATTGCAATGCGATCGCAGGTGATTCAAGCCGCGCTCAAAGCCTTTGCGCCGGATTTGTTGATTGTGGATAACGTGCCACGCGGAGCGGTGCGAGAACTCAATCCGACCCTAGAGTACTTGCGATCTCAGGGTCAAACCCGCATGGTGTTAGGACTACGGGATGTGTTGGATGAGCCGAGGATCGTCCAACGAGAATGGCAGCGTGCCTCAAACGAAGAAGCGATCGCGCGATATTATGATGCTGTTTGGGTTTACGGTGATCCAGCCGTATTTGATCTCACCCAGGAATATCGTTTTTCGCGAACGGTTGCCAATAAAATTTGCTACGTGGGTTATTTCGATCAGCGGCAGCGCTTGCAGTATCTTGCATCACCCGAAACGGTTATCAATGATCTGGGTTTGCCAGGGGGAAAATTAGCGCTCTGTTTGGTGGGGGGCGGACAGGATGGTGCAGCATTGGCGCAGCACTTCGCTCAAGCAACTTTTCCGCCGGATACAAATGGCGTGATTTTAACAGGTCCGTTTATGTCAGCTAGCGATCGACAACTTCTCCAAACGTACGCGGCAACTCATCCTCGTTTACGGATCGTAGAGTATCTCGAAGAACCCACTCAACTATTGCAGCAGGCGGATTCTGTCGTTTCGATGGGCGGCTATAATACGACCTGCGAATTGCTGTCGTTTGGCAAGCGATCTCTGATTGTGCCGCGCGTCAAGCCCCGATTGGAACAATGGATTCGAGCAAAACGGTTACAAGACCTAGGTTGGATTGATGTGTTGCATCCAGATCATCTCAGTCCAACAGCCCTGACCGATTGGTTAGCGCATCAGCCGACAACACCCGCAACATCGCGATCGCCGATTGATCTCAATGGCTTAAATCGGTTGCCCGAATTCGTGATGGCTGTCTTAACCCAATCAGCATTGCCCGCATCTGCTTATTGTGCCTCATAGTAGAAAATGAATACTTGCCGTTCTGTTCCCGATTCTGCAAAAGTCGCATATGTCTTGAAGCGCTACCCGCGCTATTCTGAAACCTTTGTTGTTTCGGAGATTCTCGCCCATGAAGCGGCTGGATTAGACTTACAAATTTTTGCACTCTATCCACCCTTGGATGGGCATTTTCAAGACATTATTGCTCAAGTGCGATCGCGGGTCACTTACCTGTTTGCATACGATCTAACAGGCATTGCTTTGTGGACTCAGTTCAACGATGCGAGTAGAATCCTACCGAATTTTTGGCAAAAACTAGAAGTTGCTCAGGCAGAAGAGGTCAATCATGTTTACAGAGCGGTGCAGCTTGCCTGCATCGTTCGGCAACAAGGCTTTACGCATCTACACGCACATTTTGCGACCTCTGCCACGATCGTGGCGCGATTAGCAAGTTACTTTGCCGAAATTCCTTACTCTTTCACGACTCATGCGAAAGATATCTTTCACAACAGTGTGATTCCCACCAAGTATCAGCAACTCTTGAACGATGCTGATGCTGTCGTGACAGTGAGTGATTACAACCTCAACTATCTTCAGCAAACCTACGGTTCTGCTGCAAGCCGAGTGCAGCGAATTTACAATGGACTCGATTTACAGCGCTTTCTGTTTGCGGCTCCCTACCCGCGCAACCCTAAGATTCTGGCAGTCGGACGCTTGATCGAGAAAAAGGGATTTGCAGTACTGATTGAGGCGTGCAAAATTCTCGTCGATCGCCGGATCTCCTTTACCTGCGACATTATCGGCACAGGCGAAGAAGAAGCGAATTTACAGCGTCAAATTCTCCAGTCCGGGGTGCAAGACCAAGTTAAACTCTTAGGCCCACGTCCGCAAGGTGAACTAGTGCAGCACGTGCAATCCGCAGCGATGTTAGTGGCTCCCTGTGTCGTTGGCAGGGATAGTAATCAAGATGGTTTACCGACTGTGTTACTCGAAGCAATGGCACTGGGTACGCCTTGCATTTCCACGGATGTGGCAGGAATTCCAGAAGTAGTGCGTCACGAAAAGACCGGATTAAGCGTTCCCCAGCATGACGCGATCTCGCTTGCGGATGCGATCGCGCATTTGCTACAAAACTCGAAATTCGGGGTGCAACTTGCGACACAAGCGAGACAACTGATTGAGCAAGAATTTGATATTCATCGCAATGCGGCTCAGTTACGAACCTTGTTTCGAGCCGCGATCTCAGTAAATCCGATTGTGACGTAGGAGGAATGACAATGCGAATTGCCTATGTTTGTGCTGATCCAGGCATTCCCGTATTTGGGTGTAAAGGGTGTTCGATTCATGTACAAGAAGTGATTCGAGCACTACTGCAGCAAGGACATCAAGTAGAACTATTTGCAATGCGCTGGGACGGAGAACCTCCAGCAGATTTTGCTGCTGTTCCTTGCCACACCTTGCCTACATTACCGAGAGCGGTGAGTCAAGTTGCCGTAGAACCGCGCCAAACCGGACAACGCGAACTGACCTTACTCTCTCTCAATCTAGAGCTACGACTGGCATTAGAGCAAGCAGAACCGTTTGATGCCGTCTATGAGCGCTACTCGTTGTGGAGCTTTACTGGCATGGAATATGCTCGCAGTCATAGCATTCCGGCAGTATTGGAGGTCAATGCCCCTTTAATTCAAGAACAAGCGACTCATCGAGGCTTAGTCCATCGCGAAAGTGCAGAAGCAGTTGCACAACGAGTATTTCGCGCCGCTCATGTCATTGTTGCAGTTTCCCAAGGAGTTGCGAACTATCTCAAGCACTATCGGGAAACTCAGGGAAAGGTGCAGGTTATTCCGAATGGTGTGAATCCTGACCGGTTCACGAAGCCGCAAGTTCCGACTCAACCGAGCGGCGATTTTACGATCGGCTTTGTCGGCACCATGAAACCTTGGCATGGGTTGCCCACCTTAGTCGAAGCTTTTGTTCAGTTTTACGACGAGTTTCCTCGAACGCGACTTTTGATCGTGGGAGACGGCCCTGAACGTGCTGCTTTAGAAGCAGATCTCCTCGATCGCAATATCCACACAGCCGTGCAGTTCACAGGCAAGGTTGCTCCAACCGAAATTCCAGGACTGCTAGCATCAATGCAAGTTGCCGTCGCTCCTTATCCTGACTATCCTGATTTTTATTTCTCGCCGCTCAAGGTGTATGAGTATATGGCTGCCGGATTACCTGTCGTTGCCAGCCGGATTGGAGAACTCCAGACCTTGATTCAATCTGATGTCAATGGGCTGCTCTATGAGCCAGGGAATCAGGTGCAGTTAGCCCAACAGTTCGCTGAACTCTATCAATCTCCATCATTACGTCTGCAACTAGGACAACGAGCACGAGCAACTGTTCTGCGAGAGCATACTTGGGAACGAGTAGCACAGCAGATCGTCGGCTTCATGCAGCAAACGGTTTCAACGCTGGAGGTTGCTTGATGAATCCTGCTCAACAGCTTCAAGTGGTGATTCCGGGCATCGGGCGAATCCTGAAACGGTTTTCGCCTTACATTCGCAAGCAGCAATCTTTGATCACACTCTCGATGCTGGCATTGTTTGGCGAAATTGCGCTGCGATTGCTAGAACCATTGCCGCTCAAGTTCATTTTTGATGAGCTTTTTGTTCAACAAGCAGGTGGAGCCGTTTTGCATCCTGTGCCGTTGATTGGGGCTTTAGATACGCGATCGCTGTTGTTGCTTTGCGCGATCGCAATCGTGGCACTCGCTGGAATAAGAGGTATCGCTGCCTATTGGAGCACGGTGGGATTTGCATTAGCAGGAAATCGGGTGCTCACTGAAATTCGCAGTGTGCTTTATACCCATTTGCAAACGCTCTCTTTATCGTTCTACAGTCGTACGCGCAGTGGAGACTTAACCCTTCGGGTGATCAGTGATGTAGCGGTGCTTCAAGAGGTCGTTGTTACGGCATTGCTGCCCCTACTCGCGAACTGCCTGATTCTTTTAGGCATGGTGGGTGTAATGTTTTGGCTGAATGCACAACTCGCGATACTAGGGCTAACCTTATTGCCAATCTTCTGGTTTTCTACCTTTCGGCTTACCCAACGCATTCGTGCTGTCTCCAAACAGCAGCGGCAACGAGAAGGATCGATGGCAGCGACCGCCGCCGAGTCCATCGGAGCCATCAAATTAGTTCAAGCATTATCGTTACAAGATAAATTTACGACAGTCTTCACGCATCAAAATCAGAAAAGCTTGAAAGAAGGTGTGAAGGCAAAGCGCTTATCGGCTCAGCTAGAACGTACGGTAGAAGTGCTTCTGGCGACAGCAACCGCGCTTGTGCTATGGCGTGGAGCAGAATTAGTATTGAGGAACGCGCTGACTCCGGGAGATCTGCTTGTATTTCTCACTTATCTGAAAAATGCCTTTAAGCCCGTGCGCGACTTTGCCAAGTATATTGGACGATTGGCAAAAGCTTCTGCCGCTGGCGATCGCATTCTCGATCTGCTGGATCAAGCCCCAGACATCTACGACTTGCCCGAAGCAAAACCAGCCCCTCGATTGGCTGGAGCCGTTCAGTTTGACAACGTGAGCTTTGCGTATGAGCCAGGCTATTCGGTTCTACAAGACATTAGTTTTACAGTGAAACCGGGGCAGCGCGTTGCAATTGTAGGCTATTCTGGCAGTGGCAAATCGACGTTAACAACATTATTACTACGCCTCTACGAACCGGATCAAGGCACAATTTTGATTGATAATCAAGACATTCGCCGTTATACCCTGGAGTCTTTGCGCACTCAGATGAGTGTTGTCTTGCAAGATAGTTTACTCTTTGCTGCGAGTGTTTGGGATAACATTGCTTATGGGGCATCGACAGCCACCGAAGCCGATGTGATCGCGGCTGCTAAACTTGCAAATGCCCATGAGTTTATTCTGAACTTGCCCCAAGGCTATGACACGATTTTGGGCGAACGGGGTGTAACACTATCGGGTGGACAACGCCAGCGGCTCTCGATCGCACGAGCCGCCATTCGTCAGGCTCCGATTTTGATTTTAGATGAACCGACGACGGGCTTAGATAAAGCAAACGAGCAAGAAGTAATCGATGCCTTAGAACGTTTGTCAGTTGGACGCACGACCTTTTTGATTGTGCATGATTTAGAACTTG is part of the Leptolyngbya boryana PCC 6306 genome and harbors:
- a CDS encoding glycosyltransferase family 4 protein — its product is MRIAYVCADPGIPVFGCKGCSIHVQEVIRALLQQGHQVELFAMRWDGEPPADFAAVPCHTLPTLPRAVSQVAVEPRQTGQRELTLLSLNLELRLALEQAEPFDAVYERYSLWSFTGMEYARSHSIPAVLEVNAPLIQEQATHRGLVHRESAEAVAQRVFRAAHVIVAVSQGVANYLKHYRETQGKVQVIPNGVNPDRFTKPQVPTQPSGDFTIGFVGTMKPWHGLPTLVEAFVQFYDEFPRTRLLIVGDGPERAALEADLLDRNIHTAVQFTGKVAPTEIPGLLASMQVAVAPYPDYPDFYFSPLKVYEYMAAGLPVVASRIGELQTLIQSDVNGLLYEPGNQVQLAQQFAELYQSPSLRLQLGQRARATVLREHTWERVAQQIVGFMQQTVSTLEVA
- a CDS encoding glycosyltransferase family 4 protein; its protein translation is MNTCRSVPDSAKVAYVLKRYPRYSETFVVSEILAHEAAGLDLQIFALYPPLDGHFQDIIAQVRSRVTYLFAYDLTGIALWTQFNDASRILPNFWQKLEVAQAEEVNHVYRAVQLACIVRQQGFTHLHAHFATSATIVARLASYFAEIPYSFTTHAKDIFHNSVIPTKYQQLLNDADAVVTVSDYNLNYLQQTYGSAASRVQRIYNGLDLQRFLFAAPYPRNPKILAVGRLIEKKGFAVLIEACKILVDRRISFTCDIIGTGEEEANLQRQILQSGVQDQVKLLGPRPQGELVQHVQSAAMLVAPCVVGRDSNQDGLPTVLLEAMALGTPCISTDVAGIPEVVRHEKTGLSVPQHDAISLADAIAHLLQNSKFGVQLATQARQLIEQEFDIHRNAAQLRTLFRAAISVNPIVT
- a CDS encoding sensor histidine kinase codes for the protein MKRLNLENQAAKLLKIDKAMEFKGSSTSDSTKRRVPTVISKNPHSTIRQFLGQKLFWAARTRILFWYTAILLFIFLVSIPAFRYLLAIAIDQRVSQDVSEKIEVFKNLLEGELLDEHNVEVDDPELIKNDKRFQTPYSKEELIDFFDAYLARQIVEDDIFLLTFVEGRFYQSSPRARPTIFKSDSALMKQWKQQTTATQGRFSINDPKSGDVVYMLEPVKVRGQTLGVLVIAHTTRGEEAETIEAVGVVVRVVAALLLLALLLAWLASEQVLSPLQSLSYATRRISESDLNQRLEVQGTGQIADLAHSFNAMMDRLEASFISQRNLINDAGHELRTPITIIQGHLELISDDPIEQQETLAVVRDELDRMTRLVNDLILLAKSERPDFLQVEPVDLDGFTEELFSKAQALAERNWALEGNATGIAMFDRQRMTQAIMNLAQNATQFTQARDTITLGLAIAQGDVHFWVRDTGEGIALSDQTRIFNRFARAANSRRRSEGSGLGLSIVKSIAEAHGGEVTVRSQPGQGATFAIVIPLQIEEK
- a CDS encoding glycosyltransferase family protein; the encoded protein is MTSHAWSQFSQRSVPLRIALYSHDTMGLGHKRRNLLIAQTLAQSLPQASILLISGMEEGHSTSLPPNIDYLSLPALHKDGEGQYQPRRLEMPLQALIAMRSQVIQAALKAFAPDLLIVDNVPRGAVRELNPTLEYLRSQGQTRMVLGLRDVLDEPRIVQREWQRASNEEAIARYYDAVWVYGDPAVFDLTQEYRFSRTVANKICYVGYFDQRQRLQYLASPETVINDLGLPGGKLALCLVGGGQDGAALAQHFAQATFPPDTNGVILTGPFMSASDRQLLQTYAATHPRLRIVEYLEEPTQLLQQADSVVSMGGYNTTCELLSFGKRSLIVPRVKPRLEQWIRAKRLQDLGWIDVLHPDHLSPTALTDWLAHQPTTPATSRSPIDLNGLNRLPEFVMAVLTQSALPASAYCAS
- a CDS encoding response regulator transcription factor, which encodes MQILIAEDEPRIAAFIEKGLRANGFTTTIASTASDVLNLAVKSDFDLLILDLGLPEKDGLEVLEELRGQGCQIPIVILTARDDIQDKIAGLEGGADDYMTKPFRFEELLVRVKLRLRGHTNTAAPEETILSAGNAVLNLRTRKVQVGSKMIELPAREFTLAEMFFRHPGQVLSRQQLLDRVWGYDYDPGSNILDVYVGYLRKKLGGELFETVRGVGYRLRA
- a CDS encoding phosphoribosylanthranilate isomerase, whose protein sequence is MKLQVKICGITQTDQAIAIENAGATAIGFICVPGTPRYIAPEQIRLITQQLNVERVGVFLNADIDTIRETVEISNLNVVQLHGKESPEFCQALRSLNVKLIKALRIRSQEDLAQAQNYHAHVDVLLLDAYHPQQAGGTGLTIDWTMLKEFNPTCEWWLAGGLNPENILEALALVTPHGIDLSSGLENAPGDKNLERVHQLFTCLKSYQNEGW
- a CDS encoding ABC transporter ATP-binding protein, with the protein product MNPAQQLQVVIPGIGRILKRFSPYIRKQQSLITLSMLALFGEIALRLLEPLPLKFIFDELFVQQAGGAVLHPVPLIGALDTRSLLLLCAIAIVALAGIRGIAAYWSTVGFALAGNRVLTEIRSVLYTHLQTLSLSFYSRTRSGDLTLRVISDVAVLQEVVVTALLPLLANCLILLGMVGVMFWLNAQLAILGLTLLPIFWFSTFRLTQRIRAVSKQQRQREGSMAATAAESIGAIKLVQALSLQDKFTTVFTHQNQKSLKEGVKAKRLSAQLERTVEVLLATATALVLWRGAELVLRNALTPGDLLVFLTYLKNAFKPVRDFAKYIGRLAKASAAGDRILDLLDQAPDIYDLPEAKPAPRLAGAVQFDNVSFAYEPGYSVLQDISFTVKPGQRVAIVGYSGSGKSTLTTLLLRLYEPDQGTILIDNQDIRRYTLESLRTQMSVVLQDSLLFAASVWDNIAYGASTATEADVIAAAKLANAHEFILNLPQGYDTILGERGVTLSGGQRQRLSIARAAIRQAPILILDEPTTGLDKANEQEVIDALERLSVGRTTFLIVHDLELAARADFIFYMERGRLVERGTHEALMQLNDRYAALYRLQATERQYAAASNLECSI